ACGCTCTCTGGTGGAAATCATGAAAATTATGACCTCTTCCGCAAACCGGAACAGGCCGCTCATTCGATGGTCATCAACTCATCGCCCTGATTGACACTGTCACCAACCTTGATATTCACGGCGGTGATTTTGCCTTCAGCGCGAGCGTTGATTTCATTTTCCATCTTCATGGCTTCCATTTTGAACAGGGCCTGACCGACCTTGACCGTATCGCCGACCTTGACATAGACCTGCATGATGGACCCCGGAATCGGGGCCAGCACCGAACCGTCGCTGGCGGCGACCGGTCCTTTGGGTCTACCTGAGGCCAGCGGCGCAGCGCTCACCACCGGGGCCAGAATGGCATCCGCTCCTTCCGGCAACACCTCGGCAATCGAGTCGATGGAAACGGTATATTCCTTGCCGTTGATTTCCAACAAGGCTTCTTCAGCACTCAGGCTGTTCAATTGCACTTCAAAATCTTTATCATTCAACTT
This genomic window from Pelobacter seleniigenes DSM 18267 contains:
- a CDS encoding biotin/lipoyl-containing protein gives rise to the protein MRKYKLKLNDKDFEVQLNSLSAEEALLEINGKEYTVSIDSIAEVLPEGADAILAPVVSAAPLASGRPKGPVAASDGSVLAPIPGSIMQVYVKVGDTVKVGQALFKMEAMKMENEINARAEGKITAVNIKVGDSVNQGDELMTIE